One genomic region from Enterobacter hormaechei ATCC 49162 encodes:
- a CDS encoding PhoX family protein, producing the protein MGRPLKSVFKKEHRDDITNRSANPVFSEVAEVFLSRRRFLQMGAVAGAAVSFPYLISPESAVAAVSKPSALAKAVSLGFTSIDVSTEDTVRVPEGYIARPFYRWGDPTGIKNNMPAFKPDASNTTDEQAVQAGMHHDGMAWFSLPQGGQNPEHGLLAMNHEYIDNGMLFTDGTANWSLDKARKGQNAMGVSVVEVKKAGSDWEVVRPSSFARRITVNTPMQLTGPARHQDLMKTAADPQGERVLGTMQNCANGHTPWGTYLTCEENWSDIFVKKADLNPLEKRYGISDSDESYRWNEVDDRFSVDKTPNEPNRFGWVVEIDPYNPTSTPRKHTALGRFKHEGAAVTLAADNRVVVYMGDDQKFEYIYKFVSDKKYDPANREANMHLLTSGTLYVARFNEEGSGDWLPLIFGQNGLDKSNGFESQGDLLIKTRLAADVVGATKMDRPEWIAVDPHASGSVYCTLTNNSDRGKEGKAPVDAANPRASNVFGHIMHWHEDGADPAAARFKWDILVLAGRTDGDDPKAKGSMQGAAFGSPDGLSFDHQGVLWIQTDVSSSTINKKAYEGMGNNQMVATIPGTNEYRRFLTGPRGCEITGIAFTPDNRTLFINIQHPGEGGDDITDPANPRAVSNWPDASPDGRPRSSTVVIVKADGGIIGS; encoded by the coding sequence ATGGGCAGACCCCTCAAATCCGTATTTAAAAAAGAACATCGCGACGACATCACTAACCGCAGCGCTAACCCCGTTTTCTCCGAGGTTGCTGAGGTGTTCCTCTCCCGCCGCCGTTTTCTCCAGATGGGGGCCGTCGCGGGGGCTGCCGTATCATTCCCGTATCTGATCAGCCCCGAAAGCGCCGTTGCCGCGGTCTCAAAACCGTCCGCGCTGGCAAAGGCGGTGTCCCTGGGCTTTACCAGCATCGACGTCTCCACGGAAGACACGGTCAGGGTGCCGGAAGGCTACATCGCCCGTCCGTTCTATCGCTGGGGCGATCCGACGGGGATCAAAAATAACATGCCAGCGTTTAAGCCGGACGCCAGCAACACCACGGACGAACAGGCCGTGCAGGCGGGCATGCACCACGACGGCATGGCGTGGTTTAGCCTGCCGCAGGGGGGGCAAAATCCGGAGCATGGCCTGCTGGCGATGAACCATGAATACATTGATAACGGGATGCTGTTTACCGACGGCACGGCGAACTGGAGCCTCGACAAAGCCCGCAAGGGGCAGAACGCGATGGGCGTGTCAGTGGTGGAAGTGAAAAAAGCGGGCAGCGACTGGGAGGTGGTGCGTCCGTCTTCCTTCGCTCGTCGTATTACCGTCAATACGCCAATGCAGCTTACCGGCCCGGCACGGCACCAGGATTTAATGAAAACCGCCGCCGACCCGCAGGGGGAGCGCGTGCTGGGCACCATGCAGAACTGCGCCAACGGCCATACGCCGTGGGGCACCTATCTCACCTGCGAGGAGAACTGGTCGGACATTTTTGTGAAAAAAGCCGATCTCAACCCGCTGGAAAAACGCTACGGCATCAGCGACAGCGATGAATCCTACCGCTGGAACGAGGTGGATGACCGGTTCAGCGTCGATAAAACCCCTAACGAACCCAACCGTTTCGGCTGGGTGGTGGAGATCGATCCCTACAACCCGACCTCCACGCCGCGCAAGCACACCGCGCTGGGCCGCTTCAAGCATGAGGGGGCAGCCGTCACGCTCGCCGCCGATAATCGCGTGGTGGTCTATATGGGGGACGATCAGAAGTTTGAGTACATCTATAAGTTTGTCTCGGATAAAAAATACGATCCCGCAAACCGTGAAGCCAATATGCATTTGCTGACCTCCGGCACGCTGTACGTCGCCAGGTTCAACGAAGAGGGGAGCGGCGACTGGCTGCCGCTGATCTTCGGACAAAATGGTCTGGATAAAAGCAACGGTTTCGAAAGCCAGGGCGATCTGCTGATTAAAACCCGCCTGGCGGCGGACGTGGTGGGGGCAACGAAAATGGATCGCCCGGAGTGGATAGCCGTCGATCCGCACGCCAGCGGCAGCGTCTACTGTACGCTCACCAACAACAGCGATCGCGGTAAAGAGGGTAAAGCGCCGGTCGATGCCGCCAACCCGCGCGCCAGTAACGTGTTTGGGCATATTATGCACTGGCACGAAGACGGCGCCGATCCTGCCGCCGCACGCTTTAAGTGGGATATTCTGGTTTTGGCCGGGCGCACCGACGGCGACGATCCGAAGGCCAAAGGCTCGATGCAGGGCGCGGCATTCGGCAGCCCGGATGGGTTGTCGTTTGACCATCAGGGTGTGCTGTGGATCCAGACCGATGTCTCGTCCAGCACCATTAATAAGAAAGCGTACGAGGGGATGGGCAATAACCAGATGGTGGCTACCATTCCGGGCACCAACGAGTATCGCCGGTTCCTGACCGGGCCGCGCGGGTGCGAAATCACCGGCATTGCGTTTACGCCGGACAACCGGACGCTGTTTATCAACATTCAGCATCCGGGGGAGGGCGGAGATGATATTACCGACCCGGCCAATCCGCGCGCAGTTTCGAACTGGCCAGACGCCAGCCCGGACGGACGCCCGCGTTCGTCAACGGTGGTGATCGTCAAAGCCGACGGCGGGATCATCGGCTCGTAA
- a CDS encoding TonB-dependent receptor has protein sequence MNNTTMHKTLLAIAIGAVTHSAFAADEKKEDTIVVQSTTGSDFKPGGDQLVPAFLDGQVANGGRMGMLGQQNAMDVPFNIISYTSKLVEDQQAKTIADVVANDAGVQFVQGYGNSAETFRIRGLKFDGDDMTFGGLSGVLPRQVVDAQMVDRIEIFKGANSLMNGAASSGVGGMINLEPKHAGDTPQAKVGVDYTSDSQIGTTLDAGRRFGDNDQFGARVNLVHREGETGVPNDRRRTTLLSTGLDYKGDRFRTSLDLGYQKKTFHGSPTSVNISAVDFVPEPPKNDRNFSQKWAYSDIENEFGMWRSEYDITDIWTAYTGLGAQHAHEEGIYSAPKLLDKSGNATVSRLDTNRISDSVSGMAGIRGNFSTGFVSHKVNVGYSAMTKNEKIAWKMSAAADNPTTNIYHNTGVAMPDSTNFSGSGGKYSDPLTSGRTRTQGWLLSDTLGVLDDKLLFTAGARHQKVVIRGYNKITGAENDGDGFDGSRWMPTYGVVYKPWEEISLYANHTEALQPGETAPRSANNYGQSTGIVHSKQNEVGVKADFGRVGGSLALFEIKMPSAILDDSGHYGLDAEQRNRGVELNVFGEPMLGMRLNASATWLQAELTKTKNGVNQGNDAIGIPNFYAVLGAEYDIKPIEGLTATARVNHSGTQYADLANSKKLDSYTTLDLGMRYRFAVNHNANQMTLRAGIDNVTNENYWASVDDSGTYITQGEPRTFKVSVGYEF, from the coding sequence ATGAACAACACCACAATGCACAAAACGCTGCTGGCGATTGCCATTGGCGCGGTTACACACTCCGCTTTTGCGGCGGATGAGAAAAAAGAGGACACCATTGTCGTCCAGTCCACGACGGGGAGTGATTTCAAACCCGGCGGCGACCAGCTGGTGCCCGCCTTCCTTGACGGGCAGGTGGCGAACGGCGGACGAATGGGGATGCTCGGTCAGCAGAACGCCATGGACGTGCCGTTCAACATTATCAGCTACACCTCGAAGCTGGTGGAAGATCAGCAGGCGAAAACCATTGCTGACGTGGTCGCCAACGATGCGGGGGTGCAGTTCGTTCAGGGGTACGGCAACAGCGCGGAAACCTTCCGCATTCGCGGCCTGAAGTTTGACGGCGACGACATGACCTTTGGTGGGCTTTCTGGCGTGCTGCCGCGTCAGGTGGTGGATGCCCAGATGGTCGACCGCATTGAGATCTTCAAAGGCGCCAACTCCCTGATGAACGGCGCGGCAAGCTCTGGCGTGGGCGGGATGATCAACCTTGAGCCAAAACACGCGGGCGACACTCCGCAGGCGAAAGTGGGCGTTGACTACACCTCGGATTCCCAGATTGGCACCACGCTGGATGCGGGGCGCCGTTTTGGTGATAACGACCAGTTTGGCGCGCGCGTGAACCTTGTGCATCGCGAAGGGGAAACCGGCGTGCCGAACGATCGCCGCCGCACCACGCTGCTCTCCACCGGTCTGGACTACAAAGGCGACCGTTTCCGCACCTCGCTGGATCTGGGCTATCAGAAGAAAACTTTCCACGGCAGCCCGACCAGCGTCAACATCTCGGCGGTGGACTTCGTACCAGAACCGCCGAAGAACGATCGCAATTTCTCGCAGAAATGGGCCTACAGCGATATCGAAAACGAGTTCGGGATGTGGCGCAGCGAGTACGACATTACCGATATCTGGACGGCGTATACCGGCCTCGGCGCGCAGCACGCGCACGAAGAAGGGATCTACAGCGCGCCGAAGCTCCTGGACAAAAGCGGTAATGCGACGGTCAGCCGCCTTGATACCAACCGCATCAGCGATTCCGTCAGCGGCATGGCGGGCATTCGCGGCAACTTCAGCACCGGCTTCGTCTCGCACAAGGTGAACGTCGGGTACTCCGCAATGACCAAAAACGAAAAAATCGCGTGGAAAATGTCGGCCGCGGCGGATAACCCGACCACTAACATCTACCACAACACCGGCGTGGCTATGCCGGACAGCACCAACTTCAGCGGCTCCGGCGGCAAATACAGCGATCCGCTGACCAGCGGGCGCACCCGTACACAGGGCTGGCTGCTGAGCGATACCCTGGGCGTGCTGGATGACAAGCTGCTGTTCACCGCAGGCGCGCGCCATCAGAAGGTGGTGATTCGCGGGTACAACAAAATCACCGGTGCGGAAAACGACGGGGACGGCTTTGACGGCAGCCGCTGGATGCCCACCTACGGTGTGGTCTATAAGCCGTGGGAGGAAATCTCTCTCTACGCCAACCACACCGAAGCGTTGCAGCCCGGTGAAACCGCGCCTCGCTCAGCAAACAACTACGGCCAGAGCACCGGTATCGTTCACTCTAAGCAGAACGAAGTGGGCGTGAAGGCGGACTTTGGTCGCGTGGGCGGCTCCCTGGCGCTGTTTGAGATCAAAATGCCGTCGGCCATCCTCGACGACAGCGGTCACTACGGCCTGGACGCAGAGCAGCGTAACCGTGGTGTGGAGCTGAACGTCTTCGGCGAGCCAATGCTCGGGATGCGTCTGAACGCCAGCGCCACCTGGTTGCAGGCCGAGCTGACCAAAACCAAAAATGGCGTCAATCAGGGCAATGATGCCATTGGTATTCCGAACTTCTATGCCGTGCTGGGCGCAGAGTACGACATCAAGCCGATTGAGGGTCTGACGGCGACCGCGCGCGTTAACCACTCCGGCACGCAGTATGCCGACCTGGCGAACAGCAAAAAGCTCGACAGCTACACCACGCTGGATCTGGGCATGCGCTATCGCTTCGCGGTGAATCACAATGCAAACCAGATGACCCTGCGGGCGGGCATCGACAACGTGACCAACGAAAACTACTGGGCCAGCGTGGACGATTCCGGCACCTACATCACTCAGGGCGAACCGCGTACCTTTAAGGTCTCGGTTGGCTACGAGTTCTAA
- the yahO gene encoding DUF1471 family periplasmic protein YahO, with translation MKKTTAILMGAAFLFTTNTFAAELLTKNEFEKVESQYEKIGTVNTSNEVSVDDAKKELIEKADKQGADVLVLTSGNTNNKIHGTADIYKKK, from the coding sequence ATGAAAAAAACGACTGCTATTTTGATGGGCGCTGCATTTCTGTTTACCACCAATACCTTTGCGGCTGAACTGCTGACAAAAAACGAGTTTGAGAAAGTAGAATCACAGTATGAAAAAATCGGTACTGTTAACACCTCCAATGAAGTATCGGTCGACGATGCGAAAAAAGAGCTGATCGAGAAAGCCGATAAGCAAGGTGCTGATGTGCTGGTGCTGACTTCCGGTAATACCAACAACAAGATCCACGGCACTGCCGATATTTACAAGAAAAAATAA
- a CDS encoding S24 family peptidase, with translation MGFPSPAADYVESRISLDERLIHKPAATYYMRAGETIYRCGIMKDALLVIDSSLKPCDGSLLICDCNGEFKVKRYRIYPQPHLENVTNGRREKLPGNDDGISGALPIFGVITYIINDARSGEFDDCPVM, from the coding sequence ATGGGATTCCCGAGCCCGGCTGCTGATTACGTTGAATCACGCATATCGCTTGATGAGCGCCTTATCCATAAACCAGCCGCTACGTACTACATGCGGGCTGGTGAGACTATCTACAGGTGCGGCATCATGAAGGATGCGCTGCTTGTGATTGATTCGTCCCTTAAGCCATGTGACGGCTCGCTGCTTATCTGTGACTGCAACGGTGAGTTTAAAGTAAAGAGGTATCGAATATACCCGCAGCCTCATCTTGAGAACGTAACGAACGGGAGAAGAGAGAAGTTACCCGGGAACGACGATGGCATAAGCGGAGCGCTACCAATATTTGGAGTCATCACGTACATCATCAACGATGCGCGCTCTGGTGAGTTTGATGACTGTCCGGTGATGTGA
- a CDS encoding GtrA family protein, translated as MLKLFAKYTSIGVINTLIHWVVFAVCIYAFHTGQALGNFAGFVVAVSFSFFANARFTFKSSTTTMRYMLYVGFMGTLSAAVGWAADKSGMAPIITLVVFSAISLVCGFIYSKFIVFRDAK; from the coding sequence ATGTTAAAGTTATTCGCCAAGTACACATCAATAGGTGTTATCAACACGCTCATTCATTGGGTGGTGTTCGCCGTTTGCATTTACGCATTCCATACAGGTCAGGCACTTGGCAACTTCGCCGGTTTCGTCGTAGCGGTGTCGTTCAGCTTCTTTGCAAACGCCAGGTTCACTTTTAAGTCCTCCACAACCACCATGCGCTACATGCTGTATGTTGGATTTATGGGAACCTTGAGCGCAGCTGTTGGTTGGGCTGCAGATAAGTCCGGTATGGCCCCTATCATCACATTAGTCGTGTTCTCCGCCATCAGTCTGGTGTGCGGTTTCATTTATTCAAAGTTCATTGTCTTTAGGGATGCGAAATGA
- a CDS encoding glycosyltransferase family 2 protein translates to MKISLVVPVFNEEDAIPIFYKTVREFEGLKQHEVEIVFINDGSKDATESIIKALAVADPLVVPLSFTRNFGKEPALFAGLDHATGEAIIPIDVDLQDPIEVIPHLIEKWQAGAEMVLAKRSDRSTDSRLKRKSAEWFYKLHNKISNPKIEENVGDFRLMSRDVVENIKLMPERNLFMKGILSWVGGRTDVVEYARAERVAGNTKFNGWKLWNLALEGITSFSTFPLRMWTYIGLFVAGLSFLYGAWMIVDTLAFGNPVRGYPSLLVSILFLGGVQLIGIGVLGEYIGRIYVEVKNRPRYILKGNK, encoded by the coding sequence ATGAAAATTTCTCTGGTCGTTCCCGTCTTCAACGAAGAAGACGCGATACCTATTTTTTATAAAACCGTTCGGGAATTTGAAGGTCTTAAGCAGCATGAAGTCGAAATAGTCTTCATCAATGACGGCAGTAAAGACGCGACAGAATCAATTATTAAAGCGCTTGCTGTTGCCGATCCGCTGGTTGTTCCACTGTCATTCACAAGAAACTTCGGTAAAGAGCCCGCGCTGTTCGCCGGGCTTGACCACGCAACCGGTGAAGCAATCATCCCCATTGACGTAGATTTGCAGGACCCTATAGAGGTAATCCCACACCTGATTGAGAAGTGGCAGGCCGGTGCGGAAATGGTTCTGGCAAAGCGTTCTGATCGCTCTACCGACAGCAGATTAAAGCGTAAATCTGCCGAGTGGTTCTATAAACTCCACAATAAAATCAGCAATCCAAAGATTGAAGAAAACGTGGGTGATTTTCGCCTGATGTCGCGTGATGTTGTAGAAAACATAAAGCTCATGCCAGAACGCAATCTGTTCATGAAAGGCATATTGAGCTGGGTTGGTGGTCGCACTGATGTTGTTGAATACGCGCGTGCTGAGCGCGTTGCCGGTAATACAAAATTCAATGGATGGAAATTGTGGAACCTTGCCCTTGAAGGGATCACAAGCTTTTCCACATTCCCTCTCCGTATGTGGACTTATATAGGGTTGTTTGTTGCGGGGCTTTCATTCCTGTACGGTGCGTGGATGATTGTTGACACGCTGGCATTTGGAAATCCAGTTCGTGGGTATCCATCCTTGCTGGTATCTATTTTGTTCCTTGGCGGCGTGCAGCTTATAGGGATCGGTGTGCTTGGTGAGTACATTGGCAGAATATATGTTGAGGTCAAAAACAGACCTAGATACATTCTTAAGGGTAACAAATGA
- a CDS encoding glucosyltransferase domain-containing protein has protein sequence MSIENKNNQYFALFLMLLVIFLPFITSNIYYIDDIGRSSEGYTRWGIDGRPFADAVMIALNFGKHIADMHPLPHILALGFILFTFYNFRNEYVGKDIYASLVMVSFFSSPFIFEVLTYRFDVLTIMIGISLCFNAFYVRCKSHLLSYVTQTLILVAALSSYQIVINVFLILVVMEFASSVAKNINNKDIIIRGVTRLSQASLSLLVYMKIVLPASFDGEHGDNHPSISSNLFNSLIENSNSYYKYFCESLFGGATTYILAIVVAIGFVSSLIISSAYYKQNGSRGLICSLLLVITPFLALPLTMVSLLALDSSISHFPRVYIGISAYIMYICFLFYKACSISKLETLKAMILIPIIYGTGYGYSYVNALSDQDKLNRQTIYSIKESTKDIDYNTVYPIFVGNAPESPVLSNAKRNYPLISSMVVNYFSTWYWPHRYWSFNGYHQLYLRKKTGLIDYNKKMMCSFEVYKKTQDFTIRKNGDIIIIDFNRSKC, from the coding sequence ATGAGCATTGAAAACAAAAACAACCAATATTTTGCATTATTTTTAATGCTCTTGGTTATTTTTCTACCTTTTATTACGTCAAATATATACTACATTGATGACATTGGTAGATCTTCCGAAGGATATACCCGATGGGGAATAGACGGCAGGCCTTTTGCCGATGCCGTTATGATTGCATTAAACTTTGGAAAGCATATCGCTGATATGCACCCACTGCCACATATCTTAGCGCTCGGGTTTATTTTATTTACATTTTATAACTTCAGAAATGAATATGTTGGTAAAGACATTTATGCATCACTTGTAATGGTGAGCTTTTTTTCATCGCCTTTTATATTCGAGGTTTTAACTTATAGATTTGACGTGCTAACAATAATGATTGGCATATCGCTTTGCTTTAATGCTTTTTACGTGAGATGTAAATCTCATTTGTTATCATATGTTACACAAACGCTTATCTTAGTTGCAGCGTTATCATCGTATCAAATAGTAATTAATGTGTTCTTGATTCTAGTCGTGATGGAGTTCGCGAGCTCTGTTGCAAAAAATATAAACAATAAAGATATAATTATAAGAGGGGTGACTAGATTATCGCAGGCATCCTTATCTCTTCTTGTTTACATGAAAATAGTATTACCTGCATCTTTCGATGGGGAGCATGGAGATAATCACCCAAGTATATCAAGCAACCTTTTTAATTCTTTAATTGAAAACTCGAACAGTTATTACAAATATTTTTGTGAGTCACTTTTCGGGGGCGCAACTACTTATATACTAGCAATAGTGGTCGCAATTGGGTTTGTTAGTTCATTAATAATATCGTCCGCTTACTATAAACAAAATGGGTCAAGGGGTTTAATTTGCTCACTGCTTTTAGTAATTACTCCTTTTTTAGCCCTTCCATTGACAATGGTAAGCTTGCTTGCTCTTGATTCATCAATCTCTCACTTCCCAAGAGTATATATTGGTATTTCAGCTTACATAATGTATATATGTTTTCTTTTTTATAAAGCATGCAGTATTTCTAAGCTAGAAACATTAAAGGCCATGATTCTCATCCCAATTATCTATGGAACTGGATATGGTTATTCATATGTCAATGCATTATCCGATCAAGATAAACTTAACAGGCAAACTATCTACTCGATTAAAGAAAGCACGAAGGATATTGATTACAATACTGTATATCCAATATTTGTTGGTAATGCGCCAGAGTCCCCAGTGCTCAGCAACGCAAAAAGGAACTACCCATTAATTTCCAGTATGGTAGTAAATTACTTCAGCACATGGTATTGGCCGCATCGCTACTGGTCATTTAATGGATATCATCAACTGTATCTTAGAAAGAAAACCGGATTGATTGATTATAATAAAAAAATGATGTGTTCTTTTGAAGTATACAAAAAAACCCAGGATTTCACTATAAGGAAGAACGGCGACATAATTATAATCGACTTTAATAGGTCGAAATGTTAA
- a CDS encoding baseplate J/gp47 family protein, translating to MADYITATGFDKPTLPEMVQEIGDAIETVVGPINREADSTTGQWIGIEAEQNAIHFETEEELWASRFLASAEGFALDALGDWMGGITRHGKTTTKVNAVIYGSESRLVPSGSLASFGNYQFRMTEDYTISRSTLLDGEVRVSNNTQTSYTVRIAGVDHTYTKVAGDTVNTIATGLAAVVDSTSQYSATANGSVIRLTSENLIEGYAVSLSAGLAWQLIGSPAIFEATEAGPIVVPVGGLNNPVSAITGWTGVNNLVQGATGSDRESDTDYRQRLYQSRASSGGAATIPAIETRLITEVSGVTLAKVIENDTMTTVDSIPPKAIHTIVSGGLEQDIADAIWKYKGAGIATYGSIAITVYDRYERPHLVNFSRPTEVDIYVKVDVVLLDTEEPLPATVVDAIKQGVVAYGATLGLGDDVITQRIYGYIYANTTGIGKMTITVSTDGTTFAESNISVAENSFASFSAANVEVTGV from the coding sequence ATGGCTGATTACATTACTGCGACAGGCTTTGACAAGCCGACATTACCGGAGATGGTTCAGGAAATCGGTGATGCAATTGAAACGGTCGTCGGACCGATTAACAGAGAGGCTGATTCGACCACCGGACAGTGGATCGGAATTGAAGCTGAGCAAAACGCAATTCACTTCGAAACTGAAGAGGAGTTGTGGGCCAGCCGGTTTCTTGCTTCTGCTGAGGGATTCGCCCTTGATGCTCTCGGCGACTGGATGGGTGGGATTACCCGGCATGGCAAAACCACGACAAAAGTGAACGCCGTTATTTATGGATCTGAATCACGACTTGTTCCTTCTGGTTCTTTAGCTTCTTTCGGTAATTACCAGTTCAGAATGACGGAAGATTATACCATCTCACGCTCGACGCTTCTGGATGGAGAGGTGAGGGTATCTAACAACACACAAACCAGTTACACGGTACGGATTGCTGGCGTTGATCATACCTACACGAAAGTTGCAGGAGACACGGTAAACACCATTGCTACAGGCCTTGCCGCAGTAGTGGACTCAACAAGCCAGTATTCAGCCACAGCAAACGGCTCAGTAATCAGACTCACCTCTGAAAACCTCATTGAAGGTTACGCAGTGTCGCTTAGCGCTGGGCTGGCGTGGCAGTTAATTGGTTCACCGGCAATCTTTGAGGCAACTGAAGCAGGTCCGATTGTCGTTCCTGTTGGTGGATTAAACAATCCTGTAAGTGCGATCACCGGATGGACTGGAGTTAATAACCTCGTTCAGGGGGCAACAGGTTCAGATCGCGAATCAGACACAGATTACCGCCAACGTTTATACCAGAGCAGGGCATCATCTGGCGGTGCGGCAACCATCCCAGCAATTGAGACTCGCCTGATTACGGAAGTCAGCGGCGTAACCTTAGCCAAAGTCATTGAAAACGACACCATGACGACAGTGGACAGCATTCCTCCAAAAGCCATCCACACTATCGTTTCTGGCGGTCTTGAACAGGATATTGCTGACGCAATCTGGAAGTACAAAGGTGCAGGTATAGCGACATACGGTTCAATTGCGATCACTGTATATGACCGGTACGAAAGACCCCATCTGGTTAACTTTTCACGACCTACAGAAGTGGATATTTACGTCAAAGTTGACGTTGTCCTTCTGGATACTGAGGAGCCATTGCCTGCGACTGTTGTGGACGCTATCAAGCAAGGTGTTGTTGCTTACGGTGCGACGCTTGGTCTTGGAGATGACGTTATTACCCAGCGCATTTACGGCTACATCTATGCCAATACAACTGGCATCGGGAAGATGACCATCACCGTCAGCACTGACGGAACTACGTTTGCAGAAAGTAACATTTCCGTTGCTGAAAACTCATTTGCTTCGTTCTCCGCTGCCAATGTGGAGGTCACAGGTGTCTGA
- a CDS encoding Gp138 family membrane-puncturing spike protein: MADNSDVVEALRRLVSSEMDTVNTALPCTVVSYSGGKVTVKPDGEKIYADGDTNAYPVLSDLRMVWPQFANGQAGLKGPVQAGDKCLLVVCQQATDGSDDTRRFDIIDSYVIPGAGYSDAVPGNDDVRMYFGDAFIAIDANGKMTIKAPGGVEETTPLHTVKGSMTVEQLFTYQGGMTGSGGETSVATITGTMQVIGDVVINGIKIGTHKHPGDSGGTTGEPIN, from the coding sequence ATGGCTGATAACAGTGATGTAGTAGAAGCGCTTAGGCGGCTTGTAAGCTCCGAAATGGACACGGTAAACACTGCACTTCCATGTACCGTGGTGAGTTACTCCGGAGGCAAGGTAACGGTAAAGCCTGATGGCGAGAAAATATACGCAGATGGAGATACCAATGCCTATCCGGTACTGAGCGATTTGCGTATGGTGTGGCCGCAGTTTGCAAACGGTCAGGCCGGATTAAAAGGACCAGTTCAGGCAGGAGATAAATGCCTTTTGGTGGTCTGCCAGCAGGCAACCGATGGAAGCGACGACACAAGGCGATTTGACATCATCGACTCATACGTTATTCCAGGTGCGGGTTACAGCGATGCTGTTCCTGGCAACGATGACGTGAGAATGTATTTTGGCGACGCCTTCATTGCTATCGACGCCAACGGGAAAATGACTATTAAAGCTCCAGGTGGGGTGGAAGAAACAACCCCGCTGCATACCGTTAAAGGAAGCATGACTGTTGAGCAATTGTTCACTTACCAGGGCGGCATGACTGGCTCGGGCGGTGAAACATCGGTAGCTACCATTACAGGGACGATGCAGGTAATTGGTGACGTAGTTATAAATGGTATTAAAATAGGCACTCACAAACATCCTGGCGATAGTGGTGGAACCACTGGAGAGCCTATTAACTAA
- a CDS encoding phage protein — MSLFLRTGEIIVGQPQGEAVSIKDLRFEFDITKTASKTANEASLKIYNAAPTTITLMETVNNVVIIKAGYVNDIGAITIFTGTTCRSLTYQDGPDIITEMELRDSVIPLRDAKISVSFPPNTSAMTVLDGVAKNFGLPIKKSISKVQDKQYVGGYAYNGRVRDAMDRVCNYLGLEWSAQDSEIQIIKKGGVYADTAVVLSKDTGMIGYPRREAKTMTEKTAAKQGIKYGQKGIVRTVVDVEDPTAKLKDRVTLEVQGYRVKSLLNPAIYPGAYVQLKSRGIDGEFFRVEEAHYTGDTHGQEWSVEALLRFI, encoded by the coding sequence ATGAGTTTGTTTCTGCGAACGGGTGAAATCATCGTAGGTCAGCCTCAGGGTGAGGCAGTAAGTATTAAAGACCTGCGATTTGAGTTCGATATTACCAAAACAGCCAGCAAAACCGCCAACGAAGCATCACTCAAAATCTACAACGCCGCGCCCACAACAATCACTTTGATGGAGACCGTAAATAACGTGGTCATCATCAAGGCAGGATACGTCAATGACATCGGGGCTATCACTATCTTCACAGGCACCACATGCCGTAGCCTGACGTATCAGGACGGTCCTGACATCATAACGGAGATGGAGTTAAGGGATAGCGTCATACCTTTACGCGACGCCAAGATAAGCGTTTCCTTCCCTCCAAATACGTCAGCAATGACTGTTCTGGATGGAGTGGCGAAGAACTTCGGGCTGCCAATAAAGAAGAGCATTAGCAAGGTTCAGGATAAGCAGTACGTCGGCGGATATGCCTATAACGGCAGGGTTCGTGATGCCATGGACAGGGTCTGTAATTATCTCGGGCTGGAGTGGAGCGCTCAGGATAGCGAAATACAGATTATCAAAAAGGGTGGCGTCTATGCAGATACTGCTGTCGTGCTGTCGAAAGACACTGGCATGATCGGATATCCCCGTCGTGAAGCAAAAACCATGACCGAGAAGACGGCAGCCAAGCAGGGCATAAAATACGGTCAGAAAGGTATCGTCAGGACGGTGGTGGATGTAGAAGACCCAACGGCGAAGCTAAAAGACAGGGTAACTCTTGAGGTGCAGGGCTACCGGGTGAAATCACTGCTCAACCCTGCCATTTATCCTGGCGCTTATGTGCAGCTTAAATCTCGCGGAATTGATGGGGAGTTCTTCAGAGTTGAAGAAGCACATTACACCGGAGATACGCACGGGCAGGAATGGAGCGTGGAAGCGCTATTGAGGTTTATCTGA